Proteins found in one Mangifera indica cultivar Alphonso chromosome 15, CATAS_Mindica_2.1, whole genome shotgun sequence genomic segment:
- the LOC123197158 gene encoding LOB domain-containing protein 24-like — MMPGGGRCAACKYLRRRCPSDCIFSHYFPANDPQRFVCVHKIYGASNVAKMLQQLPANLQAEAADSLSFEARHRVEDPVYGCVGIIHRLHEQIHNAETQLARTQAQLSVFISTRID, encoded by the exons ATGATGCCCGGCGGTGGTCGGTGTGCAGCTTGCAAATATTTGCGAAGAAGGTGCCCTTCGGACTgcattttctctcattatttTCCAGCCAATGATCCTCAAAGATTTGTTTGTGTTCACAAAATCTATGGCGCCAGCAATGTTGCAAAGATGTTGCAG CAACTTCCTGCAAATTTACAGGCTGAAGCAGCAGATTCGTTGAGTTTTGAGGCAAGGCATCGAGTTGAAGACCCAGTTTATGGCTGTGTTGGAATCATTCATCGTCTTCATGAACAGATACATAACGCAGAGACCCAATTAGCCAGGACTCAAGCACAACTTTCAGTTTTCATTAGCACAAGAATAGATTAG